A window of the Lactuca sativa cultivar Salinas chromosome 5, Lsat_Salinas_v11, whole genome shotgun sequence genome harbors these coding sequences:
- the LOC111910538 gene encoding stem-specific protein TSJT1, producing MLAIFHKAFAHPPEELNSPAAHHCTKQPKLPEETLEEFLSVHPTNTFSMTFGDAAALAYVKPDRPYSVHQRLFTAFDDIYCLFMGSLNNLCSQIKQYGLSKNTNEAMFVIEAYRTLRDRGPYPADQVIKDLEGSFAFVVYDSKSGTVFTALGSDGGVKLYWGIAADGSVVISDDLEVIKAGCAKSFAPFPKGCMFHSEGGLMSFEHPMNKIKAMPRVDSEGVMCGANFKVDTYSRVNSIPRRGSETNWTQWDDHC from the exons ATGTTGGCCATCTTCCATAAGGCGTTTGCACACCCACCGGAAGAACTAAACAGCCCGGCGGCACATCATTGCACCAAGCAACCAAAACTCCCGGAAGAAACCCTTGAAGAATTCCTTTCAGTTCATCCTACAAACACCTTCTCCATGACCTTCGGCGACGCTGCTGCTCTTGCTTATGTAAAACCCGATCGTCCTTACTCCGTTCATCAAAGGTTGTTCACTGCCTTCGATGACATATACTGTTTGTTCATGGGGAGTTTGAACAATCTCTGCTCCCAAATCAAACAATACGGACTGTCAAAGAACACCAACGAAGCCATGTTCGTGATCGAAGCTTATCGGACGCTACGAGACCGTGGGCCTTACCCCGCCGATCAGGTCATCAAAGATCTTGAAGGAAGTTTCGCATTTGTCGTCTACGATAGTAAATCCGGAACTGTTTTCACTGCACTG gGTTCAGATGGAGGCGTAAAGTTGTATTGGGGAATAGCTGCAGATGGATCAGTCGTCATTTCCGATGATTTAGAGGTCATAAAAGCAGGTTGTGCCAAGTCGTTTGCACCTTTCCCGAAAG GGTGTATGTTCCATAGTGAGGGTGgtttgatgagttttgagcatccAATGAACAAGATTAAGGCAATGCCAAGGGTTGATAGTGAAGGGGTGATGTGTGGGGCTAATTTTAAAGTGGACACCTACTCAAGGGTCAATTCTATCCCTCGTAGGGGTAGTGAAACCAATTGGACACAATGGGATGATCATTGTTGA